From the genome of Halomonas sp. I5-271120, one region includes:
- the rlmN gene encoding 23S rRNA (adenine(2503)-C(2))-methyltransferase RlmN — translation MTATTDTPSRTNLLGMSREQMESFFLSIGEKKFRAAQLMKWIHQEGCDDFAAMTNLSKALRERLAEVAEIRGPGVVYEGTSSDGTRKWVLEVEDGSYVETVLIPAENGKRRTLCVSSQVGCSLDCSFCSTGKQGFQRNLTAAEIIGQVWVAQRSVGPRRDTANRPVTNVVMMGMGEPLMNYDAVVPAMKLMLDDNGYGLSKRRVTLSTSGVVPKIDQLGDDIDVSLAISLHAATDELRSELVPLNRKYNIRSLIDACKRYLAKCDDTRIITIEYTLIKDVNDQQEHAEQLAALLEELPCKINLIPFNPFPHSGYEKPSRNQTMRFQQWLYELGYTAPVRSTRGDDIDAACGQLVGRVKDRTKRHERYIQSIQLDAD, via the coding sequence ATGACTGCCACGACCGACACCCCGTCCCGCACCAATCTGCTCGGCATGTCCCGAGAGCAGATGGAATCCTTCTTCCTGTCCATCGGCGAGAAGAAGTTCCGCGCTGCCCAGCTGATGAAGTGGATTCATCAGGAAGGCTGTGACGACTTTGCCGCCATGACCAATCTCTCCAAGGCCCTGCGCGAACGCCTGGCCGAGGTGGCCGAGATCCGCGGCCCCGGCGTGGTCTATGAAGGCACCTCCAGCGACGGGACCCGCAAGTGGGTACTCGAGGTCGAGGATGGCAGCTACGTGGAAACCGTGCTGATCCCGGCCGAGAACGGCAAGCGCCGGACCCTGTGCGTGTCCTCGCAAGTCGGCTGCTCGCTGGATTGCAGCTTCTGCTCCACCGGCAAGCAGGGCTTCCAGCGCAACCTCACCGCCGCCGAGATCATCGGCCAGGTGTGGGTCGCCCAGCGCAGCGTAGGGCCGCGCCGCGACACCGCCAACCGCCCGGTCACCAACGTGGTGATGATGGGCATGGGCGAGCCGCTGATGAACTATGATGCCGTCGTGCCGGCCATGAAGCTGATGCTCGACGACAACGGCTACGGCCTCTCCAAGCGTCGCGTCACCCTGTCGACCTCCGGCGTGGTGCCGAAAATCGACCAGCTTGGCGACGATATCGACGTGAGCCTGGCCATCTCGCTGCACGCCGCCACCGACGAGTTGCGCAGCGAACTGGTACCGCTCAACCGCAAGTACAACATTCGCTCTCTGATCGATGCCTGCAAGCGTTACCTGGCCAAGTGCGACGACACCCGCATCATTACCATCGAATATACGCTGATCAAGGACGTCAACGACCAGCAGGAGCATGCCGAGCAGCTCGCCGCCCTTCTCGAGGAGTTGCCGTGCAAGATCAACCTGATTCCGTTCAACCCCTTCCCGCACTCGGGCTACGAGAAGCCGTCGCGTAACCAGACGATGCGCTTCCAGCAGTGGCTCTACGAGCTGGGGTACACCGCCCCGGTGCGCAGCACCCGTGGCGATGACATCGATGCGGCCTGCGGCCAGCTGGTCGGTCGGGTCAAGGACCGCACCAAGCGCCACGAACGCTATATCCAGTCGATCCAGCTCGACGCCGACTGA
- the hisS gene encoding histidine--tRNA ligase produces MNDLLPDQSPLWQYFEGQVRALMGRYGYDEIRTPVVEQTALFKRSIGEVTDIVEKEMYTFEDRNGDSLTLRPEGTASCVRAAMEQGLLHNQTQRLWYQGPMFRHERPQKGRYRQFHQVGIETYGLEGPDIDAEVILLSARLWKQLGLDKHVTLELNSLGSIDARAAYRDLLVAYFEKHLEVLDEDSQRRLSSNPMRILDSKNPAMVDVIEGAPKLMDHLDEESRTHFEELTAILDAAGIDYVINPRLVRGLDYYSRTVFEWTTTALGSQGTVCAGGRYDGLVEQLGGKPTPAVGFAMGVERLILLLETLELVPDEARPPLDVYLLGMDAAATRSALLLGETLRGALPELRAQVHCGGGSFKSQIKKADKSGARLALLIGEDELAENAVTVKFMREDREQQRLSRETLAEVLPALVDRPLGHA; encoded by the coding sequence ATGAACGACCTGCTGCCGGACCAGTCGCCCCTGTGGCAGTACTTCGAGGGCCAGGTCCGCGCCCTGATGGGCCGCTACGGCTATGACGAGATCCGCACTCCGGTGGTCGAGCAGACCGCGCTGTTTAAGCGCTCGATCGGTGAAGTCACCGACATCGTCGAGAAGGAGATGTACACCTTCGAGGACCGTAACGGCGACAGCCTGACCCTGCGTCCCGAGGGCACGGCGAGCTGCGTGCGCGCGGCCATGGAACAGGGCCTTTTGCACAACCAGACGCAGCGACTGTGGTACCAGGGCCCGATGTTCCGCCACGAGCGTCCCCAGAAGGGCCGCTATCGGCAGTTCCACCAGGTCGGCATCGAGACCTATGGCCTAGAAGGCCCGGACATCGACGCCGAGGTCATCCTGCTGTCGGCGCGGTTGTGGAAGCAGCTCGGCCTCGACAAGCACGTCACCCTGGAACTGAACTCGCTGGGCTCCATTGATGCCCGCGCCGCCTACCGCGACCTGCTGGTGGCCTACTTCGAGAAGCACCTGGAGGTCCTCGACGAGGACTCCCAACGTCGCCTCTCAAGCAACCCGATGCGCATCCTGGATTCCAAGAACCCGGCGATGGTTGATGTCATCGAAGGCGCGCCCAAGCTGATGGATCACCTCGACGAGGAATCCCGCACGCACTTCGAAGAGCTGACCGCGATCCTCGATGCCGCCGGCATCGATTATGTGATCAACCCGCGCCTGGTGCGCGGCCTCGACTACTATTCGCGTACCGTCTTCGAGTGGACCACCACCGCGCTTGGCAGCCAGGGCACCGTCTGTGCCGGCGGCCGCTACGATGGCCTGGTCGAACAGCTGGGCGGCAAGCCGACCCCGGCGGTCGGCTTTGCCATGGGCGTCGAGCGGCTGATCCTGCTGCTCGAGACCCTCGAACTGGTGCCCGATGAGGCCCGCCCGCCGCTGGATGTCTACCTGCTCGGCATGGACGCAGCGGCCACCCGCAGCGCCCTGCTGCTGGGCGAGACGCTGCGCGGCGCACTGCCCGAACTGCGTGCCCAGGTGCACTGCGGCGGCGGCAGCTTCAAGAGCCAGATCAAGAAGGCCGACAAGAGCGGCGCCCGACTCGCGCTGTTGATCGGCGAGGATGAACTCGCCGAAAATGCCGTGACCGTCAAATTCATGCGCGAGGACCGGGAGCAGCAGCGCCTGTCCCGCGAGACCCTCGCCGAGGTCCTGCCGGCACTGGTCGACCGGCCGCTGGGCCACGCCTAA
- the pilW gene encoding type IV pilus biogenesis/stability protein PilW encodes MTRRHRRPAFAGRGALITTLLCMVWLGGCAAPASQQRDQEDSAEAYTRLGTAYLERNNLPRATRALNNALKADPNDPEALQAMAMIFQRQGEATLASEYFRRALDAAPDLTRARNNFAAFLYAQGRTREACDQLALASEDTQYANRAQLFANLGQCQRELGNPVQAREALERAKVIDPRMTRSYLLLAQLDYAQGHQARAWDNIQAHMRLAGITPENLALARDIALARGDTEQADFYARQLASSGSPDGSRGTP; translated from the coding sequence ATGACCCGTCGTCATCGTCGACCGGCTTTTGCCGGACGAGGCGCCCTGATCACCACCCTGCTCTGCATGGTGTGGCTCGGCGGCTGCGCCGCTCCTGCGTCGCAGCAGCGTGATCAGGAAGACTCTGCCGAGGCCTACACCCGCCTCGGCACGGCTTATCTCGAGCGCAACAACCTGCCGCGCGCCACCCGTGCTCTCAACAATGCACTCAAGGCCGATCCCAACGACCCTGAAGCGCTGCAGGCCATGGCGATGATTTTCCAGCGCCAGGGCGAGGCTACCCTGGCTAGTGAATACTTTCGGCGCGCGCTGGACGCCGCTCCCGATTTGACCCGGGCACGCAACAACTTCGCCGCCTTCCTGTATGCTCAGGGACGAACCCGCGAAGCCTGCGATCAGCTGGCCCTTGCCAGCGAAGACACACAATACGCCAATCGCGCCCAGCTTTTTGCCAATCTGGGCCAGTGCCAGCGCGAACTTGGGAATCCGGTACAGGCACGGGAGGCCTTGGAGCGTGCCAAGGTCATCGACCCGCGCATGACCCGAAGTTATCTACTGCTGGCACAGCTTGACTACGCGCAGGGGCATCAAGCCCGTGCCTGGGACAATATCCAGGCGCACATGCGCCTGGCAGGCATCACCCCGGAGAACCTGGCGCTGGCGCGCGACATCGCTCTCGCCAGGGGCGACACCGAGCAGGCCGACTTTTATGCCCGCCAGCTCGCGTCCTCAGGTTCACCGGATGGGTCCCGTGGCACGCCCTGA
- a CDS encoding RodZ domain-containing protein, giving the protein MSDMHDNDTVDMARQASPGDMLRSERENQGLSVEEVATSLNLRPAVVYGLEKDDYAQVPVAAYRRGYLRAYARLLGIDEKGVLDAYRDVNGPTETERRVTPVKVAKPPSRIGAWLVKLVTLVVILGLAGLTLLWWQSRESSGLPGLGDNEPVAVDTLDGTPVTEEPAGVDANSADATAANSANGDTAVETAIDEEMPPLPAEDSDMGLTDGASATGAGQSSGTDTGAQATAANAQQAESASSTSENVATGSDSTEASNTSDAAGPDVLELSFNEQSWTEIFDANDDRIFVGLQSAGSSARAEGVPPFRLTIGNASGVELRYQGEAVDLGEYAGNNNVARFSLGE; this is encoded by the coding sequence ATGAGCGACATGCACGACAACGACACCGTCGATATGGCCCGCCAGGCATCCCCCGGTGACATGCTACGCAGCGAACGCGAAAACCAGGGGCTTTCCGTGGAAGAGGTCGCCACATCCCTGAACTTGCGTCCCGCCGTGGTCTACGGCCTGGAAAAAGACGACTACGCGCAGGTGCCAGTGGCTGCCTATCGCCGCGGCTATCTGCGCGCCTATGCCCGCCTGCTGGGCATCGATGAGAAGGGTGTGCTGGATGCCTATCGTGACGTCAACGGCCCTACTGAAACCGAGCGCCGTGTGACGCCAGTCAAGGTCGCCAAGCCGCCCTCGCGGATTGGCGCCTGGCTGGTCAAGCTGGTCACCCTGGTCGTGATTCTCGGCCTCGCCGGCCTGACACTACTGTGGTGGCAGAGCCGCGAAAGCAGCGGTCTGCCGGGGCTTGGCGACAACGAGCCGGTGGCCGTGGATACCTTGGACGGCACTCCCGTGACCGAGGAACCAGCTGGCGTCGACGCAAACAGCGCGGATGCGACCGCCGCGAACTCGGCCAATGGCGACACCGCCGTCGAAACTGCCATCGACGAGGAAATGCCACCGCTGCCCGCCGAGGACAGCGACATGGGCCTGACCGATGGTGCGAGCGCCACAGGTGCCGGCCAATCGTCGGGCACCGATACTGGCGCCCAGGCGACTGCTGCCAACGCCCAGCAAGCCGAGTCCGCCTCGAGCACGTCCGAAAACGTCGCCACCGGGTCTGACTCGACAGAAGCGAGTAACACCTCTGATGCCGCGGGCCCCGACGTGCTGGAGCTGAGCTTCAACGAGCAATCCTGGACCGAGATCTTCGATGCCAACGACGACCGCATCTTCGTTGGCCTGCAGTCGGCCGGCAGCAGCGCCCGTGCCGAAGGCGTGCCGCCCTTCCGCCTGACCATCGGCAACGCCAGCGGTGTAGAGCTGCGTTACCAGGGCGAGGCCGTCGACCTTGGCGAGTACGCCGGCAACAACAACGTCGCCCGCTTCAGCCTAGGAGAATGA
- a CDS encoding tetratricopeptide repeat protein: MAELNTEEEQLEAIKRWWKENGTSLIAGVVIAAAGIFGWKAWEGYQANQAEAASMRYQQLLTLASQPTLEDAALTQAREQVTALNDEHGGSLYADLATLIEARLAVADGDLTGARDALSRLIESTDRGYLKDLARLRLARLQLADDEADTALATLDAITSEALGAQRMELRGDAQLSLGNRENAREAYREALATAEASGQPLFGTQLKLDNLGAEEATL, from the coding sequence GTGGCGGAGCTGAACACCGAAGAAGAACAGCTAGAGGCCATCAAGCGCTGGTGGAAAGAAAACGGCACCTCGCTGATCGCCGGCGTGGTGATCGCCGCCGCCGGGATCTTCGGCTGGAAGGCCTGGGAGGGCTATCAGGCCAATCAGGCCGAGGCCGCCTCCATGCGCTACCAGCAGCTGCTGACTCTGGCCAGCCAGCCAACGCTTGAAGACGCTGCCCTGACCCAGGCCCGCGAGCAGGTGACCGCGCTCAACGACGAACACGGCGGCAGCCTCTACGCCGACCTGGCCACACTGATCGAGGCACGTCTGGCGGTGGCCGACGGTGATCTGACCGGCGCCCGTGATGCCCTGTCCAGGCTGATCGAGTCGACCGATCGCGGCTATCTCAAGGACCTGGCGCGGCTGCGCCTGGCCCGTCTGCAACTGGCCGACGACGAGGCCGACACCGCGCTTGCCACCCTGGACGCCATCACTAGTGAAGCCCTCGGCGCCCAGCGCATGGAACTGCGTGGCGACGCCCAGCTGTCGCTCGGCAACCGGGAAAATGCCCGCGAGGCCTATCGCGAAGCCCTGGCCACCGCCGAAGCCAGCGGTCAGCCGCTGTTCGGCACACAGCTCAAGCTCGACAACCTCGGTGCAGAGGAAGCCACGCTATGA
- the bamB gene encoding outer membrane protein assembly factor BamB — MKSTLVIALASLSLLAGCAGQVEPETPPKELTSFTESVTLDGLWSVQVGDGLGEARYPISPSLDGDTLFAADAEGELMAIDAENGERRWTVELDNPVSSGLTAVAERLYLGTRNGEVLAIDQADGKVLWRSRVPSEVLAAPQPNQRLLVVQSVDGSVTALERDSGAEQWVYTTSAPALTLRGTGTPRVIEPVTFAGFANGRIATIDNRSGQALWEQRIAVPKGRSEVDRLIDLDGEPLLTRDGRLYLTSYHGRLVAMEAQSGETLWERDISSYLSPLLVGETLYVIDDASHVLALDALSGQIKWRSNALEGRQLTAPAFADGKLVLGDFEGYLHLLDATDGRLAGREHIDSSGISLRPLTDGRRIHALANDGRLEALEIRELP; from the coding sequence ATGAAATCGACTCTGGTGATCGCGTTGGCATCACTTAGCCTACTCGCCGGCTGTGCCGGTCAGGTCGAACCCGAGACGCCGCCCAAGGAACTCACCAGCTTCACCGAGAGTGTGACGCTGGACGGCCTCTGGTCCGTGCAGGTCGGCGACGGCCTTGGCGAGGCGCGCTATCCAATCAGCCCGTCCCTGGACGGCGACACCCTGTTCGCCGCCGATGCCGAAGGCGAACTGATGGCGATCGACGCCGAGAACGGCGAACGGCGCTGGACGGTCGAGCTCGACAATCCCGTCTCCAGCGGCCTGACCGCCGTGGCCGAGCGGCTCTATCTGGGCACCCGCAACGGCGAAGTGCTGGCCATCGACCAGGCCGACGGCAAGGTGCTGTGGCGCTCTCGCGTGCCCAGCGAAGTGCTGGCCGCCCCCCAGCCCAACCAGCGGCTGCTCGTTGTACAGAGCGTCGATGGCAGCGTCACTGCGCTTGAGCGCGACAGCGGCGCCGAGCAGTGGGTCTATACCACCAGTGCCCCCGCCTTGACCCTGCGCGGCACCGGCACGCCGAGGGTCATCGAGCCGGTGACCTTCGCCGGCTTCGCCAACGGCCGCATCGCCACCATCGACAACCGCAGCGGCCAGGCCCTCTGGGAGCAGCGCATCGCCGTGCCCAAGGGCCGCAGCGAAGTGGATCGCCTGATCGACCTCGACGGCGAGCCGCTGCTGACCCGCGATGGCCGCCTCTACCTGACCAGCTACCACGGCCGCCTGGTGGCCATGGAAGCCCAGAGCGGCGAGACCCTGTGGGAGCGCGACATCTCGAGCTACCTGTCACCGCTGCTGGTCGGCGAGACCCTCTACGTCATCGACGACGCCAGCCATGTGCTGGCGCTGGACGCCCTGTCCGGCCAAATCAAATGGCGCAGCAACGCCCTCGAAGGTCGCCAGCTGACTGCCCCGGCCTTTGCCGACGGCAAGCTGGTGCTCGGCGATTTCGAAGGCTATTTGCACCTGCTCGATGCCACCGACGGCCGCCTGGCCGGTCGCGAGCACATCGATAGCTCGGGCATCAGCCTGCGCCCCCTCACTGACGGTCGGCGCATTCATGCGCTGGCCAACGACGGGCGCCTAGAGGCGCTGGAGATCCGCGAACTACCATGA
- the ispG gene encoding flavodoxin-dependent (E)-4-hydroxy-3-methylbut-2-enyl-diphosphate synthase: protein MHAQSPIVRRRSRQIHVGNVPVGGDAPISVQSMTNTDTLDVAATVGQIRQLEAAGADIVRVSVPDMDAAEAFGRIKREVNVPLVADIHFDYRIALRVAELGVDCLRINPGNIGREDRVQAVVSAARDNGIPIRIGVNAGSLEKDLQKKYGEPTPAALVESAMRHIDHLDRLDFQEYKVSVKASDVFMAVAAYRDLATRIEQPLHLGITEAGGLRSGTVKSSIGLGMLLMDGIGDTIRVSLAADPVEEIKVGFDMLKSLKLRAKGINFIACPSCSRQNFDVIGTMNALEERLEDVMTPLDVSVIGCVVNGPGEAKETDVGLTGGSPANLVYLDGKPASKLRNDHLVDDLEALIRERVRLKEQAEQDVIARDA, encoded by the coding sequence ATGCACGCGCAGTCTCCCATCGTTAGACGCCGCTCACGCCAGATTCATGTCGGCAACGTGCCCGTGGGCGGCGATGCGCCGATCTCGGTGCAGAGCATGACCAACACCGACACCCTGGACGTGGCCGCCACCGTCGGTCAGATCCGACAGCTCGAGGCCGCCGGCGCCGACATCGTGCGCGTCAGCGTGCCGGACATGGATGCCGCCGAGGCCTTCGGCCGCATCAAGCGCGAGGTAAACGTCCCGCTGGTCGCGGATATCCACTTCGACTACCGGATCGCCCTGCGCGTCGCCGAGCTCGGCGTCGACTGCCTGCGCATCAACCCCGGCAACATCGGCCGAGAGGACCGCGTCCAGGCGGTGGTCAGCGCCGCCCGCGACAACGGCATCCCGATCCGCATCGGCGTCAACGCAGGCTCGCTGGAGAAGGACCTGCAGAAGAAATACGGCGAACCCACGCCGGCGGCCCTGGTCGAATCGGCGATGCGCCACATCGATCACCTCGACCGCCTCGATTTCCAGGAATACAAGGTCAGCGTCAAGGCCTCGGATGTGTTCATGGCGGTGGCCGCCTACCGCGACCTCGCCACGCGCATCGAGCAGCCGCTGCACCTGGGTATCACCGAGGCCGGCGGTCTGCGCTCGGGTACGGTGAAGTCGTCGATCGGTCTCGGCATGCTGTTGATGGACGGCATCGGCGACACCATCCGGGTGTCGCTGGCCGCCGATCCGGTCGAGGAGATCAAGGTCGGCTTCGACATGCTCAAGAGCCTCAAGCTCCGCGCCAAGGGCATCAACTTCATCGCCTGCCCCAGCTGCTCACGTCAGAACTTCGACGTCATCGGCACCATGAATGCCCTCGAGGAGCGCCTCGAGGACGTCATGACGCCGCTGGATGTCTCGGTGATCGGCTGCGTGGTCAACGGTCCCGGGGAAGCCAAGGAAACCGATGTCGGCCTGACCGGCGGCTCCCCGGCCAACCTCGTCTACCTCGACGGCAAGCCGGCCAGCAAGCTGCGCAACGACCATCTGGTCGACGACCTTGAAGCGCTGATCCGCGAACGGGTCCGCCTCAAGGAACAGGCCGAGCAGGACGTCATCGCCCGGGACGCCTGA